From Gemmatimonadaceae bacterium, the proteins below share one genomic window:
- a CDS encoding tetratricopeptide repeat protein, giving the protein MFDGEPLVAPTGSIEEVVVAVPLREPPVCGEWSYDDSELEETRFVARRIDGMSAPTSKATPIMPIRAVVDPKAMAARAAVRQPPIPEPDSGPKRLSNESAARALRPTLEALRLAFEQTPGDTQRALAYAAALERTGDAAGSLAALDKAAAAGADTFAITCARAGALGATLKYDDAAKAIKAAAKLQPEHPEILVQTGILACRRARWKDAIEPLERGVAAAPEHAQAHYYLGEALNHADRLEDAKTNYKRAAELDPENWRAMKGVGMVLDRLGRSADAAPWYKRAREAQRG; this is encoded by the coding sequence ATGTTCGACGGCGAACCGCTCGTGGCCCCCACTGGGAGCATCGAGGAAGTGGTCGTGGCCGTGCCGCTGCGCGAGCCGCCGGTGTGCGGGGAGTGGTCCTATGACGACTCGGAGCTGGAAGAGACGCGCTTCGTGGCCCGTCGCATTGACGGAATGAGCGCTCCGACCAGCAAGGCGACGCCGATCATGCCCATCCGGGCCGTGGTGGACCCTAAGGCGATGGCCGCTCGAGCGGCGGTGCGCCAGCCGCCGATTCCGGAACCGGACTCCGGCCCCAAACGGCTCAGCAACGAGTCCGCCGCGCGGGCCCTGCGCCCCACGCTGGAGGCACTGCGCCTCGCCTTTGAGCAGACGCCCGGCGATACGCAGCGGGCGCTGGCGTATGCCGCCGCGCTGGAGCGCACAGGAGACGCGGCCGGCTCGCTCGCCGCCCTCGACAAGGCCGCTGCAGCCGGCGCCGACACCTTCGCCATCACCTGCGCGCGCGCCGGCGCGCTCGGCGCGACGCTCAAGTACGACGATGCGGCAAAGGCGATCAAGGCCGCCGCCAAGCTGCAGCCGGAGCACCCGGAAATCCTCGTGCAGACCGGCATCCTCGCCTGCCGCCGTGCGCGCTGGAAGGACGCCATCGAGCCTTTGGAGCGCGGCGTCGCCGCCGCTCCCGAGCACGCCCAGGCGCACTACTACCTCGGCGAGGCGCTCAACCACGCCGATCGGCTCGAGGACGCCAAGACCAACTACAAGCGCGCCGCCGAACTCGACCCCGAGAACTGGCGTGCGATGAAGGGCGTCGGCATGGTGCTCGACCGACTCGGCCGCTCCGCCGACGCCGCGCCCTGGTATAAGCGCGCACGGGAAGCGCAGCGCGGATGA
- the uvrA gene encoding excinuclease ABC subunit UvrA, translated as MPGEALIVRGAREHNLKNVSVTIPRDKLTVITGLSGSGKSSLAFDTIFAEGQRRYVESLSAYARQFLGLMEKPDVDAIEGLSPAISIEQKTAGANPRSTVGTVTEIYDYLRLLYARAGTPHCPNCGRAVARQSPAQIADVVLGWPAGTKIEVLSPLVRGRKGEFRELFEDARKQGFVRAMVDGELIELAEPPKLNRRQNHDVSVVVDRLVVRKEDRGRLTDSIETALRLSEGLAEIVRHEGGKRATQLFSEKYGCPDCGISMPELEPRHFSFNSPFGACAECSGLGTMRTASPELILGDPSISILEGVILPWGEPDGYLRRVILPGLAKQLKFELNTPWGDLPDRVKFELLFGTQSKKKDDETRWEGVLANVQRRYNETTSDTVRGELEEYMVVGVCPACHGRRLKPESLAVTISGRNIGEFTESSAADALAFADSVPVREDGKPGLDPGIAGPILKEVRERLRFLVDVGLDYLTLDRSAESLSGGEAQRIRLATQIGSRLVGVLYILDEPSIGLHQRDNARLLETLKRLRDLGNTVLVVEHDEETILEADHLIDLGPGAGKHGGEVIAEGTVAQVKKVAKSITAQYLTGKKKILRAEGRRPIDKDRMLSVVGAKEHNLRDITAEFPLGCFVAVTGVSGSGKSTLVEDILQKTLSRHFFRARVVPGAHDRIAGLEHLDKVIDIDQTPIGRTPRSNPATYTGLFTPIRELFAEMPEAKLRGYGPGRFSFNVKGGRCEACQGDGLVKIEMHFLPDVYVTCEQCRGKRYNRETLDVKFRGLSISEVLDMTVEDALQLFENQPRIHHKLAVLNDVGLGYIHLGQSATTLSGGEAQRVKLATELARRDTGRTLYILDEPTTGLHFEDVRVLLDVLHKLVDRGNTVLVIEHNLDVIKTADWIVDLGPEGGSGGGQIVASGTPEEVARVATSHTGQYLKKVL; from the coding sequence ATGCCCGGCGAAGCCCTGATCGTTCGCGGAGCCCGCGAGCACAACCTCAAGAACGTCTCGGTGACCATTCCCCGGGACAAGCTGACGGTCATCACGGGCCTGTCCGGGTCAGGCAAATCGTCGCTGGCCTTCGACACCATCTTCGCCGAGGGGCAGCGGCGCTACGTCGAGTCGCTCTCGGCCTACGCGCGGCAGTTCCTCGGGCTGATGGAGAAGCCCGATGTGGACGCCATCGAAGGACTGTCGCCGGCCATCTCCATCGAACAGAAGACGGCGGGCGCGAACCCGCGCTCGACGGTCGGCACGGTCACGGAGATCTACGACTACCTGCGACTGCTCTACGCCCGCGCCGGTACGCCGCATTGCCCCAACTGCGGGCGCGCGGTGGCACGACAGTCGCCAGCGCAGATCGCCGACGTCGTGCTGGGCTGGCCGGCGGGCACGAAGATCGAGGTGCTCTCGCCGCTGGTGCGCGGTCGCAAGGGCGAGTTCCGCGAACTCTTCGAGGACGCGCGCAAGCAGGGCTTCGTGCGTGCGATGGTGGACGGCGAACTGATTGAGCTGGCCGAGCCGCCCAAGCTGAATCGAAGGCAGAACCACGATGTCTCGGTGGTCGTCGACCGCTTGGTCGTGCGTAAGGAAGATCGCGGGCGCCTCACGGATTCCATCGAGACGGCACTGCGGCTCTCGGAGGGACTGGCCGAGATCGTGCGGCACGAGGGCGGCAAGCGCGCCACGCAGCTCTTCAGCGAGAAGTACGGCTGCCCCGACTGCGGCATCTCGATGCCCGAGCTCGAGCCGCGGCACTTCTCGTTCAATTCGCCGTTTGGTGCCTGCGCGGAATGCTCCGGACTTGGCACGATGCGCACGGCCAGCCCGGAGCTCATCCTCGGCGATCCAAGCATTTCGATTCTCGAGGGCGTGATCCTGCCCTGGGGTGAGCCGGACGGCTATCTGCGTCGCGTGATCCTGCCGGGCCTCGCCAAGCAGCTCAAGTTCGAGCTCAACACGCCCTGGGGCGACCTGCCGGATCGCGTGAAGTTCGAACTCCTGTTCGGCACGCAGTCCAAGAAGAAGGACGACGAGACGCGCTGGGAGGGCGTGCTGGCCAACGTCCAGCGCCGCTACAACGAGACGACGTCCGACACGGTGCGCGGTGAGCTCGAGGAGTACATGGTGGTCGGTGTCTGCCCCGCCTGCCATGGGCGACGCCTCAAGCCGGAGTCGCTGGCCGTCACGATCAGCGGCCGAAACATCGGCGAGTTCACCGAGAGCTCGGCGGCGGACGCGCTGGCCTTCGCCGACAGCGTCCCGGTACGGGAGGACGGCAAGCCCGGCCTCGACCCGGGCATTGCGGGGCCGATCCTCAAGGAAGTGCGCGAGCGCCTTCGCTTCCTCGTGGATGTGGGCCTCGACTACCTCACGCTGGACCGCTCCGCCGAGTCGTTGTCCGGCGGAGAGGCGCAGCGCATCCGCCTGGCCACGCAGATCGGCTCTCGGCTCGTGGGTGTGCTGTACATCCTCGACGAGCCGTCGATTGGCTTGCACCAGCGCGACAACGCGCGCCTGCTGGAAACGCTGAAGCGACTACGCGACCTCGGCAACACGGTGCTTGTGGTGGAGCACGACGAGGAGACGATTCTCGAGGCGGATCACCTGATCGACTTGGGCCCCGGCGCTGGCAAGCACGGTGGCGAGGTGATCGCCGAGGGTACGGTGGCGCAGGTGAAGAAGGTCGCCAAGAGCATCACGGCGCAGTACCTGACGGGCAAGAAGAAGATCCTGCGCGCCGAGGGGCGGCGGCCGATCGACAAGGACCGCATGCTCAGCGTGGTGGGCGCGAAGGAGCACAACCTGCGCGACATCACGGCCGAGTTTCCGCTCGGTTGCTTTGTCGCGGTGACGGGCGTGAGCGGCTCCGGAAAGTCCACGCTTGTCGAGGACATCCTGCAGAAGACGCTGTCGCGGCACTTCTTCCGGGCGCGTGTGGTGCCGGGCGCGCACGACCGCATCGCGGGGCTCGAGCATCTCGACAAGGTCATCGACATCGACCAGACGCCGATCGGCCGCACGCCGCGATCGAACCCGGCGACGTACACGGGCCTCTTCACGCCGATTCGCGAGCTGTTCGCCGAGATGCCGGAGGCGAAGCTGCGCGGCTACGGGCCGGGCCGCTTCAGCTTCAACGTGAAGGGTGGCCGCTGCGAGGCCTGCCAGGGCGACGGCCTGGTGAAGATCGAGATGCACTTCCTGCCGGACGTGTACGTGACCTGCGAGCAGTGCCGCGGGAAGCGCTACAACCGCGAGACGCTGGACGTGAAGTTCCGCGGGCTGTCGATCTCCGAGGTGCTGGACATGACGGTGGAGGACGCGCTGCAGCTGTTCGAGAACCAGCCGCGCATCCATCACAAGCTGGCGGTGCTCAATGACGTGGGCCTCGGCTACATCCACCTCGGTCAGAGCGCGACGACGCTGTCAGGTGGCGAGGCGCAGCGCGTGAAGCTGGCCACGGAGCTGGCGCGCCGCGACACGGGGCGCACGTTGTACATCCTCGACGAGCCGACAACCGGCTTGCACTTCGAGGACGTGCGTGTGCTGCTCGACGTGCTGCACAAGCTGGTGGACCGCGGGAACACGGTGTTGGTGATCGAGCACAACCTCGACGTGATCAAGACGGCCGACTGGATCG